The DNA region TTATTGCTCTATTTCCACCCTCATCAATTGTTGTCTTTTCCACCATCAAAAGTTGGGAACGGTACCAAATAACAGATCTGTAacatcctacttttttggtacccttctgttggggtacCATACGTACCGATAAGGTAGGATCTAGACACACCGCCGTCcactgattggttaaaagaacCATCACTTCCCGTGCGACAGCggtaataaaagacaaaaacaaaagtttaatctaACTTTTGTGAATCCAGAGATGTGATGTCTCCTGGAAACTGttcctgagcccatgcagtgatgtcaaataatttagtgtgtttttcatttatctGAGAAGTTTACTTAGTTAGCTGACGATACAAAAAGGGGAATAAAggcatgattgacagctcaggtTGACAAACGAGGCTCCTCCGTTGCTGTGTACATCGGATTTGAAGAGTAGAGGAGAAActacaaacataaatacagtCATAAAGTAGCAGAACATACATGTGCGCTGCTAGATGTCAGCAGGATGAACAGGCAGTGGCTGGGATGGTGTGTGTCATTATTGATAAGTTGTAAGATATAGACCTGCTTACATAGCCCACTTCAAAGCATATCCAAattagctgctgatgtgtttaaatgtttgtttttttattctccatcagtgctgctcagagtcaaaccacactggagtccctgcagtgccactTCACCTGGAACCTGGACCGCAGCAAGCCAAAACTGTTACGCCTCACGCACaagatggaggacttcagcacagagaagggaaatagatggctgggccacaattacaacctgtgggggttcattcagtataagctggggttaaatgaagaggctaacagtttgttccagaaggctgcagagaccctCAGCAAGCTGAGAAGCGCAGATGAGGGTCCTTGGTTAGTGGTGAATtacgggaacctggcctggctgcaccaccacctgggagatctagaggagagtcaggcttatctgtcaaaggttgatgccctgatggaaaaatacccatctccaacccaggacgacctccatccagagatctacgctgaaaaggcctggaccctgatgttTTTGGGAGAGGATAAGAagctggttgttgattactacgagaaagctgccaggatgcaggcggacatggtggattggaacaccagctatgtcatatggttaaagaaCGCCCAAAACATCAGTGACCCAAGGCTGGACCCTGACCTcctggagaaaatgagacaagccaaggaacgggatccagagaacttgtacctCGCTGCGCTCTACCTTGAAcaacgtgctgatgaaggagaaaacattcaagatgaagtccgtgagttggctggaaatgtgagcactctgtgctgcagtagcagtggcatgtgggccttactaaacctttacataaaatacatatcagttgATGACGCCATTGATTTGACAGAGaaagttctgaaagaacatccagatgtgcgTTATCTGAAGAAATTAGTTGCGCtctgctacagatggaggatcGTTTATAAAAGCAGTAGTTCcccagaacaaagcatgatggacagagcaatcgctctccacgaggagctgatctctctttaccctcactcttcactcaaaaaggaaacagacctcgcaactatctatgcaaagtcacatcacagcaaggccaaagctgagcagatatttcagaaactgctcaaaaatgaacctgcagaaccttcagacaaacagatgctttacaacagatatgcaaatcatttatactttcatcaaaatgactcccacaggtcgacacagtatcacatgaaggcagcagcaataccaGAAATATCCTTCAGCCGTGAGAACAGCATCAGAATCCTGGAGAAGACTAAATACCGAGGcataatgtgcagagaaatagaggagtttctcagaaatctgcaagagccaaggcagtaaagatagggaggcaaatttagggggtacaattttgtccaagcaaaaaaaaaaaaaaaacatttctacaaaGCGTTTTGCTTTCACAcgtggtaataaagagcaacagaatcctggagaagaatgaaaaacaggagggggcccattctgccagggcgtccaaaaaataaggataaaaactaactaaaaacaaATTTCTTGCAatacaaaactatttgaaataaattaaaggaaggtttacttttattattttctcttttaagcCTCACATTCAAcaataggttaaaaaaaactcaagttaaaattaggattttattttagaattaagtcttgcttttcatttaaggccaaaaaaacacttgttgctgCCACTTTTATGTCAGTGCTAGACTATGGCGATGCTCTTTACATGCACGCATCCTGGCAAAGCCTACATGCGTTGGATACTGTCTACCATGGGGCACTGAGGTTTATCACCAATCTAAAAGCCCTTACTCACCACTGCTCCTTGTATACTCGGGTTGGTTGGACTGCCTTGTCTGCACGTAGACTAAATCACtggcatatttttatttataaggtTATTCTCGGTCTGCTTCCATCCTACCTACAGAGCTACATATAAAGTAATGGAAGTTACCATCTTCACCTTCTTACCATCCCTAAAGCCCGTACGgaattaggaaaaagggcgttcaagtatgctgctccctcttcttggaatcggttgcaagatactttaaatcttcgggagctggtttccttgaatgtttttaaaggtctacttaatgatctggaggcagaaatatctgactgtagattttttagctaactcgtattgtcctttttgatcgctttgttgctcatgacttatgacagattctggtgaactggttctttttgtgattcctgtatttatgtccattgttgttaagtgttttatgtctgaaaccctgtgattgtgctgctgcctgtcttggccaggatgctcttgtaaaagagatttttaatctcaatgagactttttcctggttaaaaaaaaatatatatatattttcttaattatttttatttttgggcttttatgcgtttatttagagataggacagtaaatagagttagaaacaggggagagagagaaagcgagagagttgggaatgtcttactaattcaggacggagttcccttcatgacatcacaaagggcaggagcccctcccccaggtgggtgacactcccacagctaggtgtttgttctgccctctgagtctgccttctcaccgtaaacaataggacatggagcgagaaagaccaagtacacccaagcccttccagagacagggcgtggtcagacacagctcatttacatatttaaaggtacagacacagaaacagtctgttctgagcagggctgaaatagaggggtttataggcatgatcaaatacaggatcagagtggatttagaacaagaaacttcacacatgtttttggaagTTCTGAGaattttttaaactggttgaagaggaggagactatgtgacctttaaatcttacACGCTAGCTCCTGGTAGGTGTGACGTCCTCTGTAAAACACGGTCGTCATGGTGAatacttaatgaagaaatgtgtgaattgtgattatcatgtattttgcttctgttgtgttttttcaatgctgtattttcagattttagaattaatggattttatatGAATGTGCTTCGCTTCAGAaatttaaagtcctcattgttcatgtgaaaatgtattttctgttacctgaaaattatatattaagatgctcctgtttgctcaagctgtgtttaagctttataccaataaatgaacagtgtgcacaccaagaaatcgtcttgaagttttttgtttcagtggtttcaccttcttcagttctaaactatcgggaggacggagctagaaatttAAGCCTTGTCAGATCATAAGCGTCTGACAATTATTAGAGTAAGTTATTTGGCAGAAATATTCGAGTTCAATGAACATAAATGAAAGAAATtagctctttagacagattaacaacttcacatacactTTACTGCCTGGGTTTACAACTAGCACAGGCGGCATCTGCTGGTGAACTCAGAGTATTACAAGATGGCgtccataaactgattcatcatcatgttgcagAGTACGGTGAATTTATAATCTGCCGCTCTCCTCTCCGAAAACACGCACGCTGGCAAACTGATCATGTAtgtatgagtattttattcagccattatacacatacaatcatttttaaacaatacagacagttcaaacagagtcaacagtcatgtgttatgtagcgactgaaaaggaaaaggcagaagcaAAAAGCTTGAGATGCTTACGTCATCAACAcgcaggaggagcgtgagcaattaacaggaaggccacctactgtctgagccttttatacacttattgtgtcaggaagaataagaacatttcacagcagcacatgttctgaTCATGTGTGTCTTGGCACAGTGAAAGACTAACCATCAATCATGGCATGGATGAACCACTTGTCGCTCCAAACGAGCAACAGCAGAAGAGCAGTTCAAGTTATGTTGGTAGAAAATTTGTGTAATGTAGCACCAAACCCAaacgttttttttgtatgcTCATGCTGGAATGCAAAAATAACGTGATTAAAGTTTCAAGTAACCATTAGAAAACCACTCAGTACTGGGTAGATATTGAgtacttcttcatcacatgttgtagagtagtgaattattatttaacggataatgaaagctggataaaccacacaaatctacctgttaactaatggttacctagagcccttttcacatatgcactctggattatatctagtggttagtttcccaTTCGTCTCCCAGTAagtatgcaaaatgtgtgtaccttATTGTGAAGTGTTACCCATGTATATTGTGATCTGTTGTATCTCTCCTGTTGATTTTCCATAACACACATTGTCTATATGCTGCATTCCTGTACTGACTCCGCCCCACTCCGGGCTCCGGCTCATCATTGATGgtgaattgaagttttgggctgaatcctggaataaaaggaaaatgttgaaaaacaaaaacctcatactctgtcagtgcaacaggttgatattgacagcataagactttccccaaaacacttgtttttcgTTGTATATCTTCTTTTGAGTTATACATTAttctcctgcctgtttattttggagtctgtgtgtgtgtgccccaactgcttggggccccagaccagtaggggcccctcagggctcacaaatgtaaaccaaagcagtgccccaaaatgacagtaggaaacctccctaagggggccccatctgacagcactcactgttgttgccctgctaagtgtcacatacattattgctttgaaaaccaaaatttgtttctgaaagtcaacaaagtaaaatgaagaggaataatccccaagagactctagaattaccacagtgtgagtgatgacgtcaggaatgtggtcagagctgttgacagcttggtcggaggaaggttaatgatgattcacactccgtcgataaacacattttaaagtatttttttagttgtttagatgaaatcaaactgtggttttcagtaactgatcatattcgattcatcccgtatcagtt from Labrus bergylta chromosome 6, fLabBer1.1, whole genome shotgun sequence includes:
- the LOC136179383 gene encoding interferon-induced protein with tetratricopeptide repeats 1B-like, with the translated sequence MSAAQSQTTLESLQCHFTWNLDRSKPKLLRLTHKMEDFSTEKGNRWLGHNYNLWGFIQYKLGLNEEANSLFQKAAETLSKLRSADEGPWLVVNYGNLAWLHHHLGDLEESQAYLSKVDALMEKYPSPTQDDLHPEIYAEKAWTLMFLGEDKKLVVDYYEKAARMQADMVDWNTSYVIWLKNAQNISDPRLDPDLLEKMRQAKERDPENLYLAALYLEQRADEGENIQDEVRELAGNVSTLCCSSSGMWALLNLYIKYISVDDAIDLTEKVLKEHPDVRYLKKLVALCYRWRIVYKSSSSPEQSMMDRAIALHEELISLYPHSSLKKETDLATIYAKSHHSKAKAEQIFQKLLKNEPAEPSDKQMLYNRYANHLYFHQNDSHRSTQYHMKAAAIPEISFSRENSIRILEKTKYRGIMCREIEEFLRNLQEPRQ